One genomic segment of Bombus vancouverensis nearcticus chromosome 11, iyBomVanc1_principal, whole genome shotgun sequence includes these proteins:
- the atos gene encoding atos homolog atossa isoform X3, whose protein sequence is MEEVPILTCPLHPIKEKDEEGVARALTPTKAIPVPSAAQNPEALVLPALVDDRLQTPCNKPGKHHCPCDEEDVPPPPPAIPRQNRERKRRRSLPCGPTDANSCVTVQPMPLPSVQEAVTQESKKDSQSSSYPKCSAKISINRGIKLVQGQNCKFEENSIRNRKNLNSDNLERCFKTQLSIDGRDGNTEKRYKRTIDDRDAKSLSNSKDKQCNLEKKQKEREIKSEKNGIFENLIPFNSSLPWSFVESWNNSNANGKCAFQSLRGNKETYFNDSERIYKAPVSKDSSLVINPFRQPSPFHESNPGPSTNNRLKQDSLNSTCMVHQSCVKSSCKLSNSGAVSSGREALDTDSDRGVNNKGRSRKDLSQLISKLSFPDDKDRTKEEGGFLDWFTKVPGRVLGVTPNISYIENKVKATNLKSQEQHGNETRFKNCNLELSQQEFDEVLAVLRTRTPTERKRTSVRTVKRREKPEKAVEDGTTKLVTKCGNVESNECSTNNLVNRAKSCESCNHKLCRKNDQQALEKTNFAEIYGNKNIYNPQKREKLDGDESNENLQAIKCNNSEKRKNDTVDCLQNVSNKADILLGAILRTSKDRGNQSEVPCGTKSRSTLAMTTNEMENNRNNVANEKYQEQKLSMEDEKSLPMAFNKRFNRFRQLFKKEHEKKLTSTEDNPQDAIQQIGQRSFMYNNVQPSLHDPKNFRDSKAKRRINFSNITEETEKRDASPDPSELSTNGAHQNSRIYSTNYKKDSCDYDEVETSKWQNRLHSTNDEDSITEHEEEEEEDETVSKLCKDSVPSVGKKNRNYSLGKDNAITEEDETVDKAVPTAIEQERFRRSLENAASMVFHSRTGLPLTSSPAPLRRGSCCFDYDSSLNTVSSKRSALFELNTPPSPGAVSLEEADRETENLGEGEETPKRRSTSRSRPQSHALLGSFEESALNGRLEPVSTVHGFTAELGASGSFCPKHRKLPVTVFFYTLGDNDKVSTPYLAHINLGKKGYQVPRSGTIQVTLLNPLGTVVKMFVVLYDLSDMPPRSHTFLRQRTLRDKTLRYLVHLRFMSGKSGRIYLHTDIRMIICRKSDVDTASDFGSEPPKELRSYIHGPTNPKFSPRC, encoded by the exons ATGGAAGAGGTACCGATTCTCACCTGTCCGTTGCATCCGATCAAAGAGAAAGACGAGGAGGGTGTAGCGAGGGCTTTGACACCTACCAAGGCTATCCCGGTTCCGAGCGCTGCGCAAAATCCCGAAGCCCTTGTCTTGCCTG CTCTGGTGGACGACAGACTGCAAACACCTTGCAACAAGCCCGGCAAACATCATTGTCCCTGCGACGAGGAGGACGTTCCACCGCCACCGCCAGCGATTCCACGACAGAACCGCGAGAGAAAGCGTCGTCGATCTCTTCCGTGTGGTCCAACAGACGCAAATTCCTGCGTTACGGTTCAACCGATGCCTCTTCCCTCGGTACAGGAAGCTGTAACGCAAGAATCGAAGAAAGACAGTCAAAGCTCCAGCTACCCGAAATGTTCCGCCAAGATCTCGATCAATCGCGGTATTAAACTTGTGCAAGGGCAGAACTGCAAATTCGAGGAGAACAGTATCAGGAATAGGAAGAACCTAAACTCAGATAATCTGGAGCGGTGTTTTAAGACGCAGCTGAGCATCGACGGGCGAGATGGGAACACTGAGAAACGGTACAAACGAACGATCGACGATCGTGACGCAAAATCGTTGTCGAATTCTAAAGATAAACAATGCAATTTAGAGAAGAAGCAGAAAGAACGAGAGATAAAGTCGGAGAAGAATGGGATATTTGAGAATCTGATACCGTTCAATTCGTCGCTGCCGTGGTCATTTGTTGAGTCTTGGAATAATAGTAACGCAAATGGCAAGTGCGCTTTTCAGAGCTTACGCGGAAACAAGGAAACTTATTTCAACGACTCTGAGAGAATCTACAAAGCGCCAGTCAGTAAGGATTCGAGTCTCGTGATCAATCCCTTTAGGCAACCCAGTCCTTTCCACGAATCAAATCCAGGTCCATCGACGAATAATCGTTTAAAACAGGATTCCTTAAACTCCACTTGCATGGTGCATCAAAGCTGTGTCAAGTCGTCGTGCAAGTTATCGAATTCTGGAGCGGTATCGTCTGGACGAGAAGCTTTGGACACGGACTCGGACAGGGGCGTCAATAACAAAGGGAGATCCAGAAAGGATTTGAGTCAATTAATATCCAAGCTATCGTTTCCTGATGATAAAGACAGAACAAAAGAGGAAGGAGGCTTCTTGGATTGGTTCACCAAGGTTCCTGGACGAGTTCTCGGAGTCACGCCAAACATCAGCTACATAGAGAATAAAGTGAAAGCTACGAATTTGAAGAGTCAGGAGCAACACGGAAACGAAACGAGATTTAAAAATTGCAATCTGGAGTTGAGCCAGCAAGAATTCGACGAAGTTCTGGCTGTTTTAAGAACTAGAACACCGACTGAACGCAAGAGGACAAGTGTCAGGACGGTAAAGAGACGAGAGAAGCCGGAGAAAGCAGTAGAAGATGGAACGACTAAGCTGGTAACGAAGTGCGGGAATGTGGAGAGTAACGAATGTTCGACAAATAATTTGGTGAACCGTGCCAAGTCCTGCGAAAGTTGCAATCACAAGTTATGTAGGAAAAACGACCAACAAGCTTTAGAGAAGACCAATTTCGCTGAGATCTATGGCAATAAGAACATTTACAATCCCCAGAAACGCGAGAAGCTGGATGGCGATGAATCGAACGAGAATCTACAGGCGATCAAATGCAATAATTCCGAGAAGAGGAAGAACGACACTGTGGACTGTCTGCAGAACGTGTCGAACAAAGCAGATATATTATTGGGAGCAATTTTGCGAACCAGCAAAGACCGAGGGAACCAGTCGGAGGTTCCTTGTGGGACCAAATCGAGGTCCACGTTGGCAATGACCACCAACGAAATGGAAAACAATCGAAATAACGTGGCCAACGAGAAGTATCAGGAACAGAAACTGTCAATGGAGGATGAGAAGTCTCTGCCAATGGCGTTCAACAAGAGATTTAATCGGTTCCGGCAGCTTTTCAAGAAGGAGCACGAGAAGAAATTAACTTCGACAGAGGATAATCCGCAGGATGCGATCCAACAGATCGGTCAACGTTCGTTCATGTACAACAACGTCCAACCAAGCCTACACGATCCAAAGAACTTCAGGGATAGCAAAGCAAAGAGAAGGATAAATTTCTCGAACATTACCGAAGAAACGGAGAAGCGTGACGCGAGCCCCGATCCTTCAGAGCTTAGTACAAATGGCGCACATCAAAACTCACGTATCTATAGTACAAATTACAAGAAGGATAGCTGCGACTACGACGAAGTCGAGACGTCCAAATGGCAAAATAGACTGCATAGTACAAACGACGAAGATAGCATAACCGAGcacgaggaggaagaggaggaagatGAAACTGTATCGAAGCTTTGCAAAGATTCTGTTCCGAGTGTCGGGAAGAAGAATCGAAATTATAGTCTTGGTAAAGACAACGCCATCACGGAGGAGGACGAAACAGTGGATAAAGCGGTACCGACCGCCATCGAACAAGAAAGATTTCGACGATCCTTGGAAAACGCAGCTTCGATGGTGTTCCATAGTAGAACCGGTTTACCATTGACATCTAGTCCAGCTCCATTGAGAAGAGGCAGCTGTTGTTTCGATTACGATAGTAGTCTGAACACCGTCTCCTCAAAAAGAAG TGCTCTGTTCGAGTTGAACACTCCGCCAAGTCCAGGTGCAGTGTCTTTGGAAGAAGCAGACAGAGAGACGGAGAATCTCGGGGAAGGAGAGGAGACACCAAAAAGACGTTCAACTTCTCGCAGTAGACCGCAGAGTCATGCTCTTCTAGGCAGCTTCGAGGAATCAGCTTTAAATGGTAGACTCGAACCTGTGTCCACCGTTCACGGTTTCACGGCGGAATTAGGTGCCAGCGGTTCGTTCTGTCCGAAACATCGAAAGCTTCCAGTCACTGTGTTCTTCTATACGCTCGGTGACAATGATAAAGTTTCTACGCCCTATCTC GCACATATTAATTTGGGCAAAAAGGGCTACCAAGTACCAAGAAGCGGTACTATTCAAGTAACACTTCTCAATCCTTTGGGTACAGTCGTTAAGATGTTCGTAGTACTATACGATCTTTCTGATATGCCACCACGATCTCATACTTTTTTACGTCAGAGAACACTACGGGATAAAACACTACGCTACCTCGTACATCTTAG atTTATGTCCGGTAAGTCTGGCCGGATTTATCTGCATACGGACATTCGTATGATCATTTGTCGCAAGTCCGACGTTGACACGGCGTCGGATTTTGGGTCAGAGCCACCAAAGGAACTGCGAAGCTACATCCATGGTCCTACCAACCCGAAATTTTCGCCAAGGTGCTGA